In one Antennarius striatus isolate MH-2024 chromosome 15, ASM4005453v1, whole genome shotgun sequence genomic region, the following are encoded:
- the c15h18orf54 gene encoding lung adenoma susceptibility protein 2 isoform X2, protein MLFGHIRPGSTAGLDFCRWFRGRMDLRDLSGDFLSPESTVTCLLSSSGYLRSSCSAREPDTTFTYRNKSYESASAALDAYISDFEDTPHTRNPPTERCVSLHGPPPTPSRPRLSIIRNKDVLREHLTDEELDFLNLPGSSLLHSTTRDRLSMTTDELLLIPHDGSMPVTRTSAFLQGHLSRPGPSQLCSSSGSVNKVWDRLGSGHAIPHMVHRHPQSARMYSRPRCRRRPGRAVLKPEDMSSDSCNRSADRTAEPSPLLHLPHWFTSNKTDMDCSGISSVPDLTYPAWVQCCAPSEEPPPSDSELCGDHAPRSRAPSWVAELEDDDPDQGNSQQSLRDLRLQFAEHISLLAPEKRSSDMETILRDNRIESLIQKADQVLNSLAHRSGREASVIDSVAPPGGMKEYTGPADSEELLYSSPSHCHPVNQEVAPAAGGATEVLTDRKTWGQSCHLHGNTILKQPGPVEALKQMLFRLQAVETALQHREHPSPPMSPQREETCCITPEPEVKLRTTPGGASLQRTLHHLSRLKALVEEPREELKVREEEKGEDEGHYSSSSADGLVCYSTHRP, encoded by the exons ATGTTGTTCGGTCACATCCGCCCCGGTTCGACCGCCGGATTGGACTTCTGTCGCTGGTTTCGGGGGCG CATGGACTTGAGAGACTTGtctggtgacttcctgtctccggAGTCCACGGTGACCTGTCTCCTGTCCAGCTCAGGCTACCTGAGGAGCAGCTGCTCTGCTCGCGAACCCGACACAACCTTCACATACAGGAACAAG AGCTATGAATCGGCCTCAGCTGCGTTGGATGCGTACATCTCAGACTTTGAGGACACTCCCCACACCAGAAACCCCCCCACAGAAAGGTGTGTTTCACTGCACGGCCCACCCCCGACGCCGAGCAGACCCAGACTGAGCATTATCAGGAATAAAGATG TTCTCAGGGAGCATCTGACTGACGAGGAGTTGGACTTCCTGAATCTCCCCGGCAGCTCCCTCCTTCATAGCACCACCCGTGATCGACTCTCCATGACAACCGATGAGCTGCTGTTGATTCCACACGACGGATCAATGCCCGTCACTCGCACATCTGCATTTTTACAAG GACACTTGTCTCGTCCTGGACCCTCTcagctctgctcctcctctggaTCAGTAAATAAAGTGTGGGACAGACTAGGTAGTGGTCATGCTATCCCCCACATGGTCCACCGGCACCCCCAATCGGCCCGGATGTATAGTAGACCCAG GTGCAGAAGACGACCAGGAAGGGCCGTGTTGAAACCAGAAGACATGTCCTCAGACAGCTGCAACAGG TCTGCAGACAGGACAGCAGAGCCGTCTCCACTGCTCCACCTCCCTCACTGGTTCACCAGCAACAAGACTGACATGGACTGTTCTGGAATCAGCAGCGTGCCGGACCTGACCTACCCCGCCTGGGTCCAGTGCTGTGCCCCCAGTGAAGAGCCCCCACCCTCAGACTCAGAGTTGTGTGGTGATCACG CTCCCAGATCCAGAGCCCCGTCCTGGGTGGccgagctggaggatgatgatcCTGACCAGGGCAACAGCCAGCAAAGTCTCAGGGATCTAAGGCTGCAGTTTGCTGAACACATTTCCCTTCTTGCTCCAGAGAAAAGAAGCTCTGACATGGAAACAATACTCAGAG ACAACAGGATTGAGTCCCTGATCCAGAAAGCTGATCAGGTGTTGAACTCTTTGGCACATCGTTCCGGAAGAGAAGCCAGTGTTATAGATTCAG TCGCCCCTCCTGGGGGTATGAAAGAATACACTGGTCCTGCAGACTCTGAGGAGCTGTTGTACTCTTCTCCCTCACACTGCCATCCAGTGAATCA GGAGGTGGCTccagcagcagggggcgccacagAGGTTCTGACTGACAGGAAAACTTGG ggtCAGAGCTGCCATCTCCATGGTAACACCATCTTGAAGCAGCCAGGTCCAGTGGAGGCTCTGAAACAGatgctgttcagactgcaggcagtGGAAACAGCGCTTCAGCACCGAGAGCACCCATCACCCCCCATGAGCCCACAGCGGGAGGAAACatgttgcatt ACTCCTGAACCTGAAGTAAAGCTACGAACGACTCCTGGTGGGGCATCACTACAGAG AACTCTTCATCACCTGAGCCGCCTGAAGGCTCTGGTGGAAGAACCCAGAGAGGAACTCAAAgtcagagaagaggagaaaggtGAAGATGAAGGACACtactcatcttcatctgctgatGGACTCGTCTGCTACTCCACCCACAGACCTTAA
- the c15h18orf54 gene encoding lung adenoma susceptibility protein 2 isoform X1 yields MLFGHIRPGSTAGLDFCRWFRGRMDLRDLSGDFLSPESTVTCLLSSSGYLRSSCSAREPDTTFTYRNKSYESASAALDAYISDFEDTPHTRNPPTERCVSLHGPPPTPSRPRLSIIRNKDVLREHLTDEELDFLNLPGSSLLHSTTRDRLSMTTDELLLIPHDGSMPVTRTSAFLQGHLSRPGPSQLCSSSGSVNKVWDRLGSGHAIPHMVHRHPQSARMYSRPRCRRRPGRAVLKPEDMSSDSCNRSADRTAEPSPLLHLPHWFTSNKTDMDCSGISSVPDLTYPAWVQCCAPSEEPPPSDSELCGDHAPRSRAPSWVAELEDDDPDQGNSQQSLRDLRLQFAEHISLLAPEKRSSDMETILRDNRIESLIQKADQVLNSLAHRSGREASVIDSDESKTQPEARVAPPGGMKEYTGPADSEELLYSSPSHCHPVNQEVAPAAGGATEVLTDRKTWGQSCHLHGNTILKQPGPVEALKQMLFRLQAVETALQHREHPSPPMSPQREETCCITPEPEVKLRTTPGGASLQRTLHHLSRLKALVEEPREELKVREEEKGEDEGHYSSSSADGLVCYSTHRP; encoded by the exons ATGTTGTTCGGTCACATCCGCCCCGGTTCGACCGCCGGATTGGACTTCTGTCGCTGGTTTCGGGGGCG CATGGACTTGAGAGACTTGtctggtgacttcctgtctccggAGTCCACGGTGACCTGTCTCCTGTCCAGCTCAGGCTACCTGAGGAGCAGCTGCTCTGCTCGCGAACCCGACACAACCTTCACATACAGGAACAAG AGCTATGAATCGGCCTCAGCTGCGTTGGATGCGTACATCTCAGACTTTGAGGACACTCCCCACACCAGAAACCCCCCCACAGAAAGGTGTGTTTCACTGCACGGCCCACCCCCGACGCCGAGCAGACCCAGACTGAGCATTATCAGGAATAAAGATG TTCTCAGGGAGCATCTGACTGACGAGGAGTTGGACTTCCTGAATCTCCCCGGCAGCTCCCTCCTTCATAGCACCACCCGTGATCGACTCTCCATGACAACCGATGAGCTGCTGTTGATTCCACACGACGGATCAATGCCCGTCACTCGCACATCTGCATTTTTACAAG GACACTTGTCTCGTCCTGGACCCTCTcagctctgctcctcctctggaTCAGTAAATAAAGTGTGGGACAGACTAGGTAGTGGTCATGCTATCCCCCACATGGTCCACCGGCACCCCCAATCGGCCCGGATGTATAGTAGACCCAG GTGCAGAAGACGACCAGGAAGGGCCGTGTTGAAACCAGAAGACATGTCCTCAGACAGCTGCAACAGG TCTGCAGACAGGACAGCAGAGCCGTCTCCACTGCTCCACCTCCCTCACTGGTTCACCAGCAACAAGACTGACATGGACTGTTCTGGAATCAGCAGCGTGCCGGACCTGACCTACCCCGCCTGGGTCCAGTGCTGTGCCCCCAGTGAAGAGCCCCCACCCTCAGACTCAGAGTTGTGTGGTGATCACG CTCCCAGATCCAGAGCCCCGTCCTGGGTGGccgagctggaggatgatgatcCTGACCAGGGCAACAGCCAGCAAAGTCTCAGGGATCTAAGGCTGCAGTTTGCTGAACACATTTCCCTTCTTGCTCCAGAGAAAAGAAGCTCTGACATGGAAACAATACTCAGAG ACAACAGGATTGAGTCCCTGATCCAGAAAGCTGATCAGGTGTTGAACTCTTTGGCACATCGTTCCGGAAGAGAAGCCAGTGTTATAGATTCAGATGAGAGCAAGACCCAACCAGAGGCACGAG TCGCCCCTCCTGGGGGTATGAAAGAATACACTGGTCCTGCAGACTCTGAGGAGCTGTTGTACTCTTCTCCCTCACACTGCCATCCAGTGAATCA GGAGGTGGCTccagcagcagggggcgccacagAGGTTCTGACTGACAGGAAAACTTGG ggtCAGAGCTGCCATCTCCATGGTAACACCATCTTGAAGCAGCCAGGTCCAGTGGAGGCTCTGAAACAGatgctgttcagactgcaggcagtGGAAACAGCGCTTCAGCACCGAGAGCACCCATCACCCCCCATGAGCCCACAGCGGGAGGAAACatgttgcatt ACTCCTGAACCTGAAGTAAAGCTACGAACGACTCCTGGTGGGGCATCACTACAGAG AACTCTTCATCACCTGAGCCGCCTGAAGGCTCTGGTGGAAGAACCCAGAGAGGAACTCAAAgtcagagaagaggagaaaggtGAAGATGAAGGACACtactcatcttcatctgctgatGGACTCGTCTGCTACTCCACCCACAGACCTTAA
- the c15h18orf54 gene encoding lung adenoma susceptibility protein 2 isoform X3 — MALPGLCCSMDLRDLSGDFLSPESTVTCLLSSSGYLRSSCSAREPDTTFTYRNKSYESASAALDAYISDFEDTPHTRNPPTERCVSLHGPPPTPSRPRLSIIRNKDVLREHLTDEELDFLNLPGSSLLHSTTRDRLSMTTDELLLIPHDGSMPVTRTSAFLQGHLSRPGPSQLCSSSGSVNKVWDRLGSGHAIPHMVHRHPQSARMYSRPRCRRRPGRAVLKPEDMSSDSCNRSADRTAEPSPLLHLPHWFTSNKTDMDCSGISSVPDLTYPAWVQCCAPSEEPPPSDSELCGDHAPRSRAPSWVAELEDDDPDQGNSQQSLRDLRLQFAEHISLLAPEKRSSDMETILRDNRIESLIQKADQVLNSLAHRSGREASVIDSDESKTQPEARVAPPGGMKEYTGPADSEELLYSSPSHCHPVNQEVAPAAGGATEVLTDRKTWGQSCHLHGNTILKQPGPVEALKQMLFRLQAVETALQHREHPSPPMSPQREETCCITPEPEVKLRTTPGGASLQRTLHHLSRLKALVEEPREELKVREEEKGEDEGHYSSSSADGLVCYSTHRP, encoded by the exons ATGGCGCTGCCTGGACTGTGTTGTAG CATGGACTTGAGAGACTTGtctggtgacttcctgtctccggAGTCCACGGTGACCTGTCTCCTGTCCAGCTCAGGCTACCTGAGGAGCAGCTGCTCTGCTCGCGAACCCGACACAACCTTCACATACAGGAACAAG AGCTATGAATCGGCCTCAGCTGCGTTGGATGCGTACATCTCAGACTTTGAGGACACTCCCCACACCAGAAACCCCCCCACAGAAAGGTGTGTTTCACTGCACGGCCCACCCCCGACGCCGAGCAGACCCAGACTGAGCATTATCAGGAATAAAGATG TTCTCAGGGAGCATCTGACTGACGAGGAGTTGGACTTCCTGAATCTCCCCGGCAGCTCCCTCCTTCATAGCACCACCCGTGATCGACTCTCCATGACAACCGATGAGCTGCTGTTGATTCCACACGACGGATCAATGCCCGTCACTCGCACATCTGCATTTTTACAAG GACACTTGTCTCGTCCTGGACCCTCTcagctctgctcctcctctggaTCAGTAAATAAAGTGTGGGACAGACTAGGTAGTGGTCATGCTATCCCCCACATGGTCCACCGGCACCCCCAATCGGCCCGGATGTATAGTAGACCCAG GTGCAGAAGACGACCAGGAAGGGCCGTGTTGAAACCAGAAGACATGTCCTCAGACAGCTGCAACAGG TCTGCAGACAGGACAGCAGAGCCGTCTCCACTGCTCCACCTCCCTCACTGGTTCACCAGCAACAAGACTGACATGGACTGTTCTGGAATCAGCAGCGTGCCGGACCTGACCTACCCCGCCTGGGTCCAGTGCTGTGCCCCCAGTGAAGAGCCCCCACCCTCAGACTCAGAGTTGTGTGGTGATCACG CTCCCAGATCCAGAGCCCCGTCCTGGGTGGccgagctggaggatgatgatcCTGACCAGGGCAACAGCCAGCAAAGTCTCAGGGATCTAAGGCTGCAGTTTGCTGAACACATTTCCCTTCTTGCTCCAGAGAAAAGAAGCTCTGACATGGAAACAATACTCAGAG ACAACAGGATTGAGTCCCTGATCCAGAAAGCTGATCAGGTGTTGAACTCTTTGGCACATCGTTCCGGAAGAGAAGCCAGTGTTATAGATTCAGATGAGAGCAAGACCCAACCAGAGGCACGAG TCGCCCCTCCTGGGGGTATGAAAGAATACACTGGTCCTGCAGACTCTGAGGAGCTGTTGTACTCTTCTCCCTCACACTGCCATCCAGTGAATCA GGAGGTGGCTccagcagcagggggcgccacagAGGTTCTGACTGACAGGAAAACTTGG ggtCAGAGCTGCCATCTCCATGGTAACACCATCTTGAAGCAGCCAGGTCCAGTGGAGGCTCTGAAACAGatgctgttcagactgcaggcagtGGAAACAGCGCTTCAGCACCGAGAGCACCCATCACCCCCCATGAGCCCACAGCGGGAGGAAACatgttgcatt ACTCCTGAACCTGAAGTAAAGCTACGAACGACTCCTGGTGGGGCATCACTACAGAG AACTCTTCATCACCTGAGCCGCCTGAAGGCTCTGGTGGAAGAACCCAGAGAGGAACTCAAAgtcagagaagaggagaaaggtGAAGATGAAGGACACtactcatcttcatctgctgatGGACTCGTCTGCTACTCCACCCACAGACCTTAA
- the c15h18orf54 gene encoding lung adenoma susceptibility protein 2 isoform X4, with protein MLFGHIRPGSTAGLDFCRWFRGRMDLRDLSGDFLSPESTVTCLLSSSGYLRSSCSAREPDTTFTYRNKSYESASAALDAYISDFEDTPHTRNPPTERCVSLHGPPPTPSRPRLSIIRNKDVLREHLTDEELDFLNLPGSSLLHSTTRDRLSMTTDELLLIPHDGSMPVTRTSAFLQGHLSRPGPSQLCSSSGSVNKVWDRLGSGHAIPHMVHRHPQSARMYSRPRCRRRPGRAVLKPEDMSSDSCNRSADRTAEPSPLLHLPHWFTSNKTDMDCSGISSVPDLTYPAWVQCCAPSEEPPPSDSELCGDHAPRSRAPSWVAELEDDDPDQGNSQQSLRDLRLQFAEHISLLAPEKRSSDMETILRDNRIESLIQKADQVLNSLAHRSGREASVIDSDESKTQPEARVAPPGGMKEYTGPADSEELLYSSPSHCHPVNQEVAPAAGGATEVLTDRKTWGQSCHLHGNTILKQPGPVEALKQMLFRLQAVETALQHREHPSPPMSPQREETCCINSSSPEPPEGSGGRTQRGTQSQRRGER; from the exons ATGTTGTTCGGTCACATCCGCCCCGGTTCGACCGCCGGATTGGACTTCTGTCGCTGGTTTCGGGGGCG CATGGACTTGAGAGACTTGtctggtgacttcctgtctccggAGTCCACGGTGACCTGTCTCCTGTCCAGCTCAGGCTACCTGAGGAGCAGCTGCTCTGCTCGCGAACCCGACACAACCTTCACATACAGGAACAAG AGCTATGAATCGGCCTCAGCTGCGTTGGATGCGTACATCTCAGACTTTGAGGACACTCCCCACACCAGAAACCCCCCCACAGAAAGGTGTGTTTCACTGCACGGCCCACCCCCGACGCCGAGCAGACCCAGACTGAGCATTATCAGGAATAAAGATG TTCTCAGGGAGCATCTGACTGACGAGGAGTTGGACTTCCTGAATCTCCCCGGCAGCTCCCTCCTTCATAGCACCACCCGTGATCGACTCTCCATGACAACCGATGAGCTGCTGTTGATTCCACACGACGGATCAATGCCCGTCACTCGCACATCTGCATTTTTACAAG GACACTTGTCTCGTCCTGGACCCTCTcagctctgctcctcctctggaTCAGTAAATAAAGTGTGGGACAGACTAGGTAGTGGTCATGCTATCCCCCACATGGTCCACCGGCACCCCCAATCGGCCCGGATGTATAGTAGACCCAG GTGCAGAAGACGACCAGGAAGGGCCGTGTTGAAACCAGAAGACATGTCCTCAGACAGCTGCAACAGG TCTGCAGACAGGACAGCAGAGCCGTCTCCACTGCTCCACCTCCCTCACTGGTTCACCAGCAACAAGACTGACATGGACTGTTCTGGAATCAGCAGCGTGCCGGACCTGACCTACCCCGCCTGGGTCCAGTGCTGTGCCCCCAGTGAAGAGCCCCCACCCTCAGACTCAGAGTTGTGTGGTGATCACG CTCCCAGATCCAGAGCCCCGTCCTGGGTGGccgagctggaggatgatgatcCTGACCAGGGCAACAGCCAGCAAAGTCTCAGGGATCTAAGGCTGCAGTTTGCTGAACACATTTCCCTTCTTGCTCCAGAGAAAAGAAGCTCTGACATGGAAACAATACTCAGAG ACAACAGGATTGAGTCCCTGATCCAGAAAGCTGATCAGGTGTTGAACTCTTTGGCACATCGTTCCGGAAGAGAAGCCAGTGTTATAGATTCAGATGAGAGCAAGACCCAACCAGAGGCACGAG TCGCCCCTCCTGGGGGTATGAAAGAATACACTGGTCCTGCAGACTCTGAGGAGCTGTTGTACTCTTCTCCCTCACACTGCCATCCAGTGAATCA GGAGGTGGCTccagcagcagggggcgccacagAGGTTCTGACTGACAGGAAAACTTGG ggtCAGAGCTGCCATCTCCATGGTAACACCATCTTGAAGCAGCCAGGTCCAGTGGAGGCTCTGAAACAGatgctgttcagactgcaggcagtGGAAACAGCGCTTCAGCACCGAGAGCACCCATCACCCCCCATGAGCCCACAGCGGGAGGAAACatgttgcatt AACTCTTCATCACCTGAGCCGCCTGAAGGCTCTGGTGGAAGAACCCAGAGAGGAACTCAAAgtcagagaagaggagaaaggtGA